aaggcttcggggtaATTGAGCAAgttaattgaaaatattcactcaatctattaaTCAATTCTAATCATAATCTCCCATATGgctgacccgaagataatttaatgaatatatcatttacttcatcttcaccattggtaacaagtacttaAACCATCATAGGATAGACATTTTTTAAACtaccttttctaattgtttccgcatttaaatgtgttaattttcagaaacgcctatttaCCCCcctttaggtggcatcctaggccCTTTCAATCTACCTCTGTGGGATAcctctcggaggactgccgatgatattatatcgatagttggcgcgccaggtaggggtgggcgcttgatccatggtgggctagatgggatctcaagatcgaCGCTGCTCATGGCAACCTGACTTCCTATGGCAGCGTCCTTCAGCAGCCCTATGGGCTTGACATGCGGCGCATGCGTCACCTCCCGACGACATCGGTGTATCAAGCTTCAGCTACAACACGCCACAGGAACGGGACTCCTACTCCAGCAAACCTATCGACGAGCGCGACTACTACAGACTACATGGACTCAGACGATGCATGTACCATgcaagctacttggcttcgtaTGTGTTTTCATCAACGACAACAACCTAGAAGATGACCAAGAAATACTCGCTCTGACCACctgccacgtcgcaatgatgatcgctgcGAAGAACGGCGCCGTGACAAGCGCGACCGCCTCCATGACGATAGCTCGAGCGCCTGGCAATTTCGTCAATGCTGATCAGATAACACCATATGCcaccgaccagacattctgtctaaaacTAAGTCacaactttaatattcttctaaatattctccagtcTCCATATATCGTcgcaatgtttctccgagctattttctctatgtttgctctccaaacgattttctgaacctctgaacagtcatgttgacgctcagatgtccctagagacggccctatctctggctcctccctacacgtgctatgggctccacgctctgcgttatgggtggtcggctgtgattctttggtgacgcctgttcctcctacacgtgcacaggctccgcgctcgatgttatggactatgggctagctagagctagagactcagctacacactaactggtcaaatgatttatattaaatataattacatcttcacaccaactgatcgtcgagctacatatgctatttcatcgccattgctgatttttctctggagttcatatatttttacatcatgtactacccgttctacatgtttgtattgcaggattatcatccaggtgatcgaaccacctggtgctcgaacttctccatcgatcaactggtcagaccgcttgattcatggactccatcgccgaccagttgatcagactattcgctagtcgtttctactcaatgctcacttcgtcgcCACTAGTTGACTAGACTCTTCGTCGCTTGTGCTTTATcatcagctacgccggttactcctcggtgcttagattcttcgtgctcgatgactaagtgggcatacttcaccgcaTGGATGTCGCCAGCCAcgtcagtgctcggacatcgctagctacgccggggactcctcggtgctcagacctcgccagcttcgccgaggactcctcggtgctcgaacgtcgccagctacactcctcggtgctcgaacatcgccagctatgccgaggactcctcgacgctcggacatcgccagctatactcctcagtgcttggatgtcgccagctatgccgaagactcctcggtgctcggacatcgccagctataccggggactcctcggtgttcggacatcgccagctatgctggggactcctcggtgctcggatgtcgctagctacgtcggggactctcTTGAttgtcggatcttgctacgcctcatcggtgtgctatcaagctgctacatgccgttcggatcagggtgctgatcttgggcagcacgtctggggtcttgatacgcgtatgtcagatgacgtcggcaagcttttagacttatttttctttgaccctgctacaagattcattcgtcATCTTTCAGTAGGCTcgggggactaagtgggcacacatcaccttacggtgaatgtgtgcTTTTCTCACTTCGGGGCTACGCCCGGAGACTGACTCtctactcggctggtcttttactatttttttactTTAGACCCTGACACcatatgactacgtcatctactgttaggctcggggactaagtgggcacacttcacattgCGGTGGATGTGTTTGCTTTATTTTAGAAGACTTCGCGCCTCttaaagttgaagaagactatctccttttctagtggccagactctaagtgggcacatttggtccactgcgaagaaatttttgattctaaaacttgagctccttacacccttatggcaagccgtacttgggttatactgctcggctacggttcacgctgctcggctacGGTTTAtgttgctcggcaactgctcacaactgctcggcaactcatcacggtggtcgagcCATGAGTTAGACTGCTCggttttgttcgcacctgctaggacaagctcaagacgacgttgcacaacgggtacaaggcgctcagggactagctatggggggtacgaccccggatacccatgacagaccacatgggttgcgcccccagGGACGGTCTAGCCCACAGGACGAAGCCTTGCgcggcacgactctgctcggcgcctcccgcaagacaccgggaagatatcctgaagatatcaTGAGATCTGTtagatacgtatgatcccaagattcctgtaatctgttattactttcgggttatctctcagatctaaccgacttgtaaccctgtcttccggactatataaggcgggcagggacccttccaaacacacgcaatattatacaatagctaatacaaaccaacagaccacaggagtagcgtattacgtcatactgacggtctgaacctgtttaactcgtgtgtctctgttgtcttcttgttcttgattacatacttctctgccgatcaatctacctccgtgggatacccctcaaaggactgccgacgatattctgtcgatggCTGAGCTACAAGTTTGTTCGGCGTAttttttcagctagaacagtatttttctctcaccacGTTCTAGCATAAACAGTATTTTAACAATGAAAAAATTCGTAGCAGCGGAACACTGCCCGGGGCATCATTAACAAATGGCAGCGGTTTGTGTGCACTCGAGTACCTCTTGGCACGAGAGTCATGAGGGAGTACCGTACGCACAGACACATCTCAGCATGTGTTAAATGCCAGTTAATGCAACAGTGGACGAACACCAGTGACGTCGCCACTCGCAGCCAGTGGCAAATACTACTACGTACTCCTCCTGGTCATGATGAACCACCCCCGGCCGGTAGTCCAGAGAAGAAGCGGAGGCACGGAAACGCTGCACGCACGCatcattgccatcgtccatccaGTGAACACGAACGGCCGGGGTGCCTGCTCATGCTCTGCGTCCCCTCCGGCCCAAGCGCATGAGCATGGGCATGGGGAGGGCGCCGGTTCCGGTACTATGTCAGCACCATCCGCCCAGGCCCATCTACTACTGATCCAGAAGAAGCTGCCCGTCGGCCCAAGCGCCAGGCGAAGCCCAACAAGCTATACTCTGGTGCCGAGTGGGAGCATATAGTAGATAAATGTAGTAGGAACCGACGGGCAATGTAACGAATAACAGAACTCCTAAACTGAATCAATCCTTCGTCGCTGCTCTGTTCTTCCCCAACCCCCCACGACAGCCCCTTTCCCCTTCGATTCTGCTAACATACTACTAGCAGCATATAATCCGAGATCCAGgctcctgttcgcttgaacttatcagcagtatttttctttcacaacaaaaacagcttcagccggcttatcaaccGGTCTTAATACCAGCCAAACATGAAGAGGACGGTGAGCTGGTGAAACACCTCAAATCTGAAAGGCTTGGACAAATGTTTTTAACGAAATAAACCAGAGCTAAGCTCTGGCTACTTCTAGCTTCTCCATGTAAGTAATAAAACCTTTTATTTTCTCTCTTTTTATCGAAATAAACCAGAGCTAAGTGAAGCAATTATTTTCGCTTCATCAGCTCCCAAACAGACCTAGAGAGGCATCCAAATCCCATGATGAAACTGACTCAAAGCCTGTGGCTGGCCACCTTTAAACAGCCTGTTCAATTGACTGGtccgtatcgttgctggttcgtgaagaagtaccgctggctggtttgtgtgagagaaaattaCTGTTCCGGTTGGCAATggcattcagcctgttcgcttgcttgtatacgatcgtggattataagctggaacagtatttttctcttataccaaaccagacagcagtaaataattcatgATTGTTTACGGCCCGTCGAACAGGCTGATTGTCATCGCCCGCCTGAGTTTAGTAATCACTCTTTGCCGATTTTCCTTCTTGTTGACCAGCACTATTCAGGCTTTGTACGAGCACGAGCTCGGTAGAGCCTAGATATGTCATGTGAAATTGTAGAGTGGGTGAGGGTCCACGCACTTTGGCGATACCACGGTCGTGGGTCGTCTTTGTTACACCGTTAGTCAAATGGCAATAACCCCAATCATTTGCTCCAGTGCAGGACGAGGCCTAACTGTTTCCTCACCCACCGAAATGAAATCATCATCAGAACATGCAACTGCAATACTACTAGTATCAAACAAGACCTTGCAATGAACGTCGAAGAGGTACACTGGTACAGGCGTACTAGCCTAGAGAAGCAAAGGGACAGCAATATAAATCATTGCACATCATTACACATGTACACGGGAACACTGAACGAAATTAGTCCTCCATCGGCGGTGTCCGTATCAATCAACATttgtatgtcatcaatgaatgaCTCGGATGTAGTATGTGGTCAGTACAAAGCCGTGGAGAAGCTATCGGTGACCAAACAGAAATGACGTGACCAAATGCCAGAGTCTTGTGAATATACACCAGCTTGCCCTGTACAATCCTCCTGGACTGTATTTGCCCAGAATGTGGTTAGTACAAAGCCCTGAACAACCAGCTGTGACGCTTTAAGTCTTTAACCATTCATTCATGCTCCTCAATCTCGGATGGAAAACAAACCGCTGGTCCATCCTGGACGCGTCTTCTTTCCATTTCACAAGATAAAATCAGGACTTGTTATTTCCTCCTGTAACCGCTTCAGATTCTGTTTCTACTTGTTTGTTCTCCAGCTCTGGAGCTGGACTTGCGCTGGAAGATCTAGCACTGTCCCTGCCAAACAAGTCTTGTTCGCCATCCAGTATCCTGCTTGCTTCCCCAATCGCAAGGATTAGGTCAATTTGCTTTTGCTGTTGTTCCTGCAGGATAGATTATTTATCAGACAGCAAGCATTACCTTACAGTATTAGTAAGGAAAAAGAACTGAATTATCTCCAAGTCTTCTGCATACAACGGAAATCACTGATTGCATATGATCACTGTTCAGGGTGAATAGTTTGAGCAGGAAAGGTAAGATATACCATGCCTTGGAAGGGGGGAAAATATATATCCCAATGATGCAATTAGATTTGGCATAGGGTTTGATTTCCTGCCACAGTTGTGGTTGTGGCTTGCCACACTTTTTCAGCTACGCCCCGTCGTAGAGTCATCTCTTTGCCAAACATTGTTGCCTAAGGTGTGGTCAGCAAATTGTTAAGCCACACCTaggcaaatttttctaagtgtgacAATGTGTGGATATTATCCAAACACACCAAAACCATCTTGTTTGTTATTTGTTGCCAACCTTAAAGGAACTAATTTCTGTGCCCAATTGGTGTGCATGCACCTATTGTGTGGCAAACTCTGGCCAACATCCAATTGATTTCTAAAATGCTGGTAGTATCTTGCTGCAGTATTATCATGAACTGGGTTCTATAATATACATGTGAGCATAGGTAATAGGAGGGGAAGAAAAATCGTTAAAACCTGCTCTAATATCTATCTCAACATATCGAATACATGTGTTTATGCTAACCATATGAATGTACTGAAGTACAATGATAAAAATGAAAGTATGATAGCATAAGAATTCCTCAAATATTTGTCCGCAACATGGAACATACTGCCAGTCAGCCATAACCGGCTAATGAACTATACAAAGCAGAACCACAATAATATATCTCAGCAAAGTTTTCTAATAATAAAGATTACTCAAGAAATTGAGGTTTTGAGAAATGTCAAAGCAAACAGCCAAGATACATCACCTGCATTGCATAAAGAACTTTTTGAATTGCACCGATTTCTTTTTCAAGGAGGTCTTCTTGTGCAGAAAGAATACGAGTGGCTTCAGAATTCTTCTGCGCTAAAGCcgctgtctgcggaagaaagcgATAATAGGTGAAGCTAAATGGAGGCAATTATAGCAGTGCAAGCATGCTATGGTTTATTCAGGAACAATCACAAATCATCCCAGAAAGATTTGTGTGTCACTAAGAAGTATGACTGAAACAAATTATTGGTGTTATCTCAAAGGGATGCTTCTTTTTTCCAAAGCAATTTGTGCAAACTGAGAACAGCTGATGATATTGAAAAAGCAAACATAGTTGTCATGTGTATGTAGACCTGCCTTCTCCAAAGAGAAGATGCATAGCTACTCACCAATACAAATACACAGAAGAAACAGCCATGCTTTCATGTTACCTCCAGAACAGTTAGTCCTGACACTTTTTCTGCACAGCTTCTCCAAAAAGATAACTGTGGGgaacaagaaagagaagaaaccaAGCATCTCTATGAACCATTTCAGGTGCTTATTTTCTTACAGGATTATACACATCTAATATTTCTCAGAACTAAGCTAAAAATGGTGCAAGCCTACTACCTTAGCACATGATCATACAGACATACAACATAGACCCAGGCAGGTTGTTGAGTGAGGCTGTACACCAGCATTGTGAATCAAAAGAAACAGTAGCACTATGTTTGGCAAACAATAACTGAAGCAAGGTTGCAGCCGATATCCTGTTGCACAATAGCCTGGAGCAGTTCCCTTACAGAAATAGTAGCCAACAACCCAAATGTCCACGTCTACATACAGTTTACTGATAAATTCATGAAGAGCACTACCTTGAGGACTAAACTCAAGCACAACTACAATTTCCATCCAACATTTCATTAGGTAGTTCCTATCAATGCTACTAGGTGAGTATCAACTCAACAAACATGAACACTCTATTTTTCGTCACCTCACTTCTTGGCATCTAATTTCAAGCAATAAATCAATCAAATATTATGTGCTCTCTCATAAAAAACCTAGCAGCACACAAGAGTCTAATGAGTTGGCAAATAACTACTGTGACAAAATAAGCACTACTATACCTCAGTGATAGGGTCCCTCAACGTCCTCCGCAACACCCTAAACCTGAGGCCGAGCTTCTCGACGGTCCTCGAGAGCACAGCAACGGCCGCCACCATACCCCTGACAGTCTCCTCCGCTTTCTCCACCCTCCCCGTCAATCCACCCCCCACCCCCGCAGCACCGGCCGCCGGGCGGAGCCGCCCCGACTGCCTCCGCCGTATCAGGCTGCCGATGGCCACCGCGCCCACCAAGAGCACGTACTGCAGGACCAGCAGCGGCGGGGGCACGGCGCTGGCGCCAGCCGGCAGGAAGACGAGGCGCGCAGCGCAGACCACCGAGCAGATGGCCGGCGGCGCGAGGCAGAGCAGCTCCGCAGCCGAGAGAAGCGCGTCGAGGCCGAAGACGCCGCGGCGGCCGCCGAGCCTCGGCTCGCCTGTGAAATGCCCAAGGGATTAGCACGAATCGAGGTGCGGTGCGCCGGGGGGTGAGTGTGACCGTGGTGCAAGTGAGCCGAGAGTGAGTGTGTGAGGGCCGTGGGCGTGGGGGGTGGTTACCGGACGCGTGGGCCCGAATCGGCGGAGGCCATCGGGGTCGGGGACATGGCGAGGAGAGGAGCGGCGAGGGGTAAGGAGAGCACAGGAACGGGAGGCGGAAGCGGAGGCGCGCGGCCGGGGAGGAGGAGCTGGCGCGGAGCGGCGCGAGGGGACTGGGATGCGGCAGCAGCATTGGGGTTGGGGGGTGATGGTGTCGTGGCCGGGGGCGGCCGGGCGGGCGAGGCCACCGGTTGGAAACCAAGGACCAAGGACCTGGTCCTGGACAGGAGAGTAGAGGCCGGACTGGGCCGGCTCCATTGGGCTTTTCTGTGGGTCCAGACTTACGCAAACCAAAGTTAGCCCAGCATCACATGGTAGTATCTTGGTTCTTCAGCAATGCAACGTCGCAAcgctttatttatatatatatatatatatatatatatatatatatatatatatatatatatatatatatatatatataaacttattttgtagccactttgagttacgataattactatgttaatttacgagattatagtaactccatactaagtggtttactataacgttatggtaaatatctccatgtgttatagtaacccaactatggtaagtatgtattgacattatcgtaaattagtatataaaattatcgtaaatggaggtggctacggaataacttattttgtagctggctactgaatatactataTACTATTttatagccacctccatttacgataattatatatatatatatatatatatatatatatatatatatatatagggagaggctattcagtagccggctacaaaataagttattctgtagccacctccatttactataattttatatactaatttaccataatataaatacatatttacgatagttgggttactataacacatggggatatttaccataacgttatattaaaccacttagtaaggagttactataatctcgtaaaataacatagtaattatcgtaactcaaagtggctacagaataagttattctgtagccagctacaggatagtagtcatatatatatatatatatatatatatatatatatatatattcaaatcCATGGATGACTACGAGAACAAAGGATGCTCCACGACCAGAAAGGGCAATCGGCAATTCAACGGAGGCTTTACAGGAACGGTTAAGCAACTCAGTATTACTCGCACACGTATATCAAgattcaaaatttaaaaactTTAATCAATGATTAGACTAATAATTTTTAATCattataatacaaactttatatTGTTAGATTTGTAAGGAATTATGCTATCCAATGATTATAAGATTATAgacataaataatataatataaagcaaaTGAATAGTCAAAGTGTAATCTAGGAGACCGTGTCATTCTAACTTGCGCTAGATAAAATGGAGCGAAGGGAGTAATCAGCAACGATAGTTCAAGCTAGAAGAACTGAAGCTGACACCCTTACCAGCTGAACAATACTGGTTCGTAATTTTTTAGACAGTCAGTCAGCTAGAATCACCTCGGCAGGAGCACAACTCTGCAGAAACACTGGACGTCGACAACGAAGAAGGTTGAAGGTAAACTGAACCGGTGCAATGTCTAAGCAATTGATTGACGTCCGGCATACTCCTATATACCAGAGAGAGCAACTTGTGCAATTACCGTCAATGCTCTTCCATGTTATGCACGTCACAgattctgctgctactgaccatgTAATGTACAGTAGTTATGTAGGCTTCCTTATGAATCGTATTATGGTGACAATTTCTCCCCACCTCAACAAGGGTTTTGTTTTCAGAGGAAATCAAAGAAAAAGCTTCTTAAATTCTTCTATAAGCACAACTATCGTGACAGGCGGGTCCAACATCAGGACAATTTCGTCAGATACTTGCCTCATCGCCACTATCCGGAAAGAGCTATATGCGCGCAGTTCCAGTTCCACGAGATGCCAAACACCTGTGCAATTTTTGTCACATCTCATAcacaagaagataattagcagcACTGTTCGTCTACACTACTTCAGCACAGCCGTACTTTTCGctgaacgaacagtgttttctctgGCAACAAATAAGCATAAGCATGCCATTCACCATAACACAAGATTAACATAAATAAAAGTCATAAATAAACATCCCTAGTTAAAAAGAAGATGCTACTGCAAGCACTACACCATATACGAACTGACTAACACTACTACTAGGAGTACATCCTTCCGTGCTaacagaagaggaagaaggaacATTGGGATGGGATGCCTTCCCTGCTCGCATTAGCATTATTAGCATCAGCATCACTAACCGACGGTGTCAATCGCTATTGCTACGAGTCTCCATGGTCCCTCCGGGCCTTCTTCGGCGGCAAGGCGCAGGCGGCGGCGACGGTGTCGAGTAGCTGGCGCTGCGCGTCCTGCAGCATCCTGGCGTGGCGGGCGTCCGCCTCCTGCCACCCGCGCTCGATCTCCCACTGCACCTCCATGCGCCGCCGCTCCAGCCGCATGACGCCCTCGCCGAAATCCCTCAGCACAGCCGAGAGCTGCGCGCCGGCTCCCCCAGCCCCCCGCCCAGAGGAGCCACCGCGGCGGGCCAGCTCCAcggcctcgtcgtcgtcgtccttggCCTtgaccgccgccgcggcggcggccttgGCCTGGAACGCCTCGTAGGCCACCCTCTTGCGCGGGGGCGCGGTGGACGGCGTGATGGAAGAAGGCGGCGGCTGGTGGAGCTGCAGCTGCGGGTGGCGCGGGGCGAGGCCGGTGCCGAATTCCCGGATGATGCCGTTGATGCTCCGTGTGTTGTTGCGGGGGACgagctcttcctcttcctctccttcctcctcctgcacgttttcctcctcttcgtcctcctcttcttcttcttcttcctcttcctcttcgtcGCCGTCGGCGGCAGGCGGGGAGCCAGCCGCGGCCGGGTAGGCGGCGAGGGGCCCCCGTTCGAGGCGATCCATGCGGCGGAAGTAAGGCCAGAGCGAGGTGACGGGGCGGGCGCCCTCGGTGCGGTAGCGCTTGCGGAGCTTCTCGAGCTTGTGGCGGCACTGGGTGCCCGTCTTGCGCTGGGCGACGACCCCCGGTGTGGCGGCGCAGCGGGCGACGACCTCGGCCGCCACCTCCTCCCACTGGTGCGCCTTGAGCTGGCCCCGGCGCAGCGCCGTCCAGCGCTCCTCGTACGCGTCGATGAGGTGCATCGTCTCGACGTCCGACCACGGCTGCGCCGGCGCGCTCTTCCTCGCTAGCGCCGACGGCGGACGCCGCGGCGGGTCGTCGGCCATCATCTGGTCACGGGAGGCTCAGATCTAGATCTggggggcgggcgggcggcgactAGGGTGGGGGTGAGGACGAGTAGTTGGGGGGCGGGCGCCGCGTAATAGATGATGAgctgggggcggcggcggcggtggaggaggatAAGGCGGGGGCTGGGTATGGGTGGTGGGCGGTTGGGTTTTTTCTGGGTGGGGGCTGGCTGTGCCATCGTCCGGGCGGGCCGcggcgggtggtggtggtggcggtgtggTTCACGTGGACGCGAGCGGCGCGCGGGCGCGGTGGATGCCACTGCCGCGCGCTAGCCCTAAgggaggcggccgcggccgcggccgcgtggTCCCTCCTCTCCCCTCACGCCGCTGTGCTGTGCATCGCCAGCGGCCGCGGCCTCTCCTGCTGCCTGTGTCGCTTTGCATGACCGAGCGGTGGAGCCGGGCGGGGGCAGGGCCCGGTCGTCAGTCCCGGGAGCCCCGAGCGGGGGCCGGGGAGAAGCGGAGCGGAGGCTCGCTTCGCTCGCACGCAAACGAGTCGCGGAAAGGGCTTGCTCGGGCTGCGGCGGCCGGGGCCACGGGCCCGTTGGTTTGGCACGTTGGCTGGCCCTCTGCCGGAGCGGTCACCGCCTCCGCGCCACCCACGCCTCACCTCACCGCGGTTCAGCTGGCGCCCGCGAATTAtttgctaaaaaaaaaaaaactggcgcACGCGAATTTGCCGTGACATTATAAGTGGTTTATAAGttatggtatagtatttttctcttctaATAAATCAACCATATAAATCAGCATAAACGGCTTTACGAGCAGGCGAACAAAACCGTAGATGGCCGGTGTTGGGTGATGATGGCACCGGCCCAACTTTGGAAGGACAAGttggaaaaaaaaaacctttggaaGGACGGGAGGCCTGCTACTTCAACCGTCCTAACACGAAGACTTCATCAACTATTCACAACATATTTGGAACACGgaattttttctttttcatgtgtttttctatAAAAGTGAACTGATGCCTGTGAAATCTCTGCACAATTCCTACGTTCCAAACATGCCATGTCCGATGATTACACTACATCAAAGGCTCCACACTCAAGTAATAACAACCGTGGAGTACGTTTCAGTTGTTCTTATCAGTTTTACCATCGTTGTTGCCCAGACATGACATACGTAGTCAAATGCCTTTCTAGATACCAGCACAATCCACTAACGGCTAATAGCTTATACCTAATATTAGCTTAGCTATTAGTATCATTTGGATCAAGAGCTAAAAAGTATACATGTATTAATAGTGTCATCTATAATGCCATCCATAATCCTCTCGAGAGAACAAACTTTGCTCTCTATCTCGTGCGTCGTCCGCGATGCAGTGAAGGGCAACCTATGCCCTAGGACCGCCTCTTGTCATTCAGGCTACGAGTCTGCCACCTACCAAAATCGAAGAGGTGAGGGTAGAGGACCCTCTACCCGCTCTTTCCCAAATCCCATTGCGTGATCCTATTTTCATATTGAGGCTTAGTGGCAATCCAGTGACGAGTGGAATCTTCGCAACAGAATCCTGACATTGACCGTACCCCATGCGCCCAACTCGACAACTCTCTAGGATATGCAAACCCTAGCCCATAGGTGTCAATAGATGATTAGACATCTAGATGTAGATAGATTTAGTTGTGACTTAGTTAGTTGGAGTAATGAT
This DNA window, taken from Miscanthus floridulus cultivar M001 chromosome 13, ASM1932011v1, whole genome shotgun sequence, encodes the following:
- the LOC136502298 gene encoding uncharacterized protein is translated as MLLPHPSPLAPLRASSSSPAARLRFRLPFLCSPYPSPLLSSPCPRPRWPPPIRAHASGEPRLGGRRGVFGLDALLSAAELLCLAPPAICSVVCAARLVFLPAGASAVPPPLLVLQYVLLVGAVAIGSLIRRRQSGRLRPAAGAAGVGGGLTGRVEKAEETVRGMVAAVAVLSRTVEKLGLRFRVLRRTLRDPITETAALAQKNSEATRILSAQEDLLEKEIGAIQKVLYAMQEQQQKQIDLILAIGEASRILDGEQDLFGRDSARSSSASPAPELENKQVETESEAVTGGNNKS
- the LOC136502297 gene encoding uncharacterized protein; the protein is MMADDPPRRPPSALARKSAPAQPWSDVETMHLIDAYEERWTALRRGQLKAHQWEEVAAEVVARCAATPGVVAQRKTGTQCRHKLEKLRKRYRTEGARPVTSLWPYFRRMDRLERGPLAAYPAAAGSPPAADGDEEEEEEEEEEEDEEEENVQEEEGEEEEELVPRNNTRSINGIIREFGTGLAPRHPQLQLHQPPPSSITPSTAPPRKRVAYEAFQAKAAAAAAVKAKDDDDEAVELARRGGSSGRGAGGAGAQLSAVLRDFGEGVMRLERRRMEVQWEIERGWQEADARHARMLQDAQRQLLDTVAAACALPPKKARRDHGDS